Proteins encoded together in one Takifugu flavidus isolate HTHZ2018 unplaced genomic scaffold, ASM371156v2 ctg141, whole genome shotgun sequence window:
- the cited4b gene encoding cbp/p300-interacting transactivator 4b, whose protein sequence is MADHMMMPINHNSAGASLHGYRMGMNGGMQAGHQQHAAQQGVRTLPGGQMMHYGSAQATIETTMRQRQGLVGGPMSGAQVGHHHMTSSNMIYTGQQQQPQQQQQQHHHHHHHPQQQQQQHHVHAQQHQQQQQHQQQQQHQQQQQQQQHQQQQQQQHQQQFMNGGLTSQQLMASMQLQKLNTQYHGHPLGPMAANHMGATAQYRMNPTHLVSMQHMAGPTLALNGMDADMIDEDVLTSLVMELGLDRVQELPELFLGQNEFDFISDFVSKQQPSTVTC, encoded by the coding sequence ATGGCAGACCATATGATGATGCCCATCAATCACAACTCGGCTGGTGCCAGTCTCCACGGTTACAGGATGGGCATGAACGGTGGCATGCAGGCAGGTCACCAGCAGCACGCCGCCCAGCAGGGCGTGAGGACATTGCCCGGTGGTCAGATGATGCACTATGGCAGTGCCCAGGCCACCATTGAAACCACTATGAGGCAACGGCAGGGCCTGGTGGGTGGACCCATGAGTGGGGCCCAGGTGGGCCACCACCATATGACATCCAGTAACATGATTTACaccgggcagcagcagcagccgcagcagcagcagcagcagcatcatcatcatcatcatcatcctcagcagcagcagcagcagcatcacgtgcacgcacagcagcaccagcaacagcagcagcaccagcaacagcagcagcaccagcaacagcagcaacagcagcagcaccagcagcagcagcagcagcagcaccagcaacagTTCATGAACGGGGGACTCACGTCTCAGCAGCTCATGGCCAGCATGCAGCTCCAGAAGCTGAACACGCAGTACCACGGACACCCACTGGGGCCTATGGCCGCCAACCACATGGGGGCCACAGCCCAGTACCGCATGAACCCGACCCATTTGGTTAGCATGCAGCACATGGCTGGGCCAACGCTGGCCCTGAATGGAATGGACGCTGACATGATTGACGAGGACGTCTTGACCTCTTTGGTCATGGAGCTCGGCTTAGACCGGGTCCAAGAGCTGCCAGAACTCTTTCTGGGACAGAATGAGTTTGACTTTATCTCAGACTTTGTCAGCAAACAGCAGCCCAGCACTGTTACTTGCTGA